One Victivallis lenta DNA segment encodes these proteins:
- the rfaP gene encoding lipopolysaccharide core heptose(I) kinase RfaP, which produces MADHIDLAPEFAAAWKGRDPFEAVSELEGEVFRKVKSRRTFRFEFGGNGYFAKIHHGVGWREIIKNWLMGKRPVLGAQNEYNALALLHRVGVDTMTSRAYGCRGRNPARIESFLITAELKDMTSLEDFCRNWPENRPAPRLRHALNRRLAMMVKGMHDAGLNHRDCYLCHFLLDNATCADELPRLYVIDLHRAEIRKRVPYRYRVKDTAGICFSAMDIGLTRNDRFRFMKIYSGKTLRDTLREDAGFWRAVESAATKLYNKELRRQGAK; this is translated from the coding sequence ATGGCTGACCATATCGATCTGGCGCCGGAGTTTGCGGCGGCGTGGAAGGGGCGTGATCCGTTCGAGGCGGTTTCCGAGCTCGAGGGCGAGGTGTTCCGCAAGGTCAAGAGCCGCCGGACGTTCCGTTTCGAGTTTGGCGGGAACGGATATTTTGCGAAGATTCATCACGGTGTCGGCTGGCGTGAAATCATTAAGAACTGGCTGATGGGCAAGCGTCCGGTGCTCGGGGCGCAGAACGAGTACAACGCGCTTGCGCTGCTGCACAGGGTCGGCGTGGATACGATGACTTCGCGCGCCTACGGGTGCCGGGGGAGGAATCCGGCCCGGATCGAGTCGTTTCTGATTACGGCCGAGCTGAAGGATATGACGAGTCTGGAGGACTTCTGCCGCAACTGGCCGGAGAACCGGCCCGCGCCGCGGCTGCGCCATGCGCTGAACCGGCGGCTCGCCATGATGGTCAAGGGGATGCACGATGCGGGGCTGAACCACCGCGACTGTTATTTGTGCCATTTCCTGCTGGACAATGCGACGTGCGCGGACGAGCTGCCGCGCCTGTACGTGATCGACCTGCACCGGGCGGAGATCCGGAAGCGGGTGCCGTACCGCTACCGGGTGAAGGACACGGCCGGCATCTGCTTCTCCGCCATGGATATCGGACTTACGCGGAACGACCGGTTCCGCTTCATGAAGATCTATTCCGGGAAAACGCTGCGCGATACGCTGCGCGAGGACGCGGGCTTCTGGCGCGCGGTCGAGTCCGCCGCGACGAAGCTCTACAACAAGGAGCTGCGCCGGCAGGGAGCGAAATAG
- a CDS encoding glycosyltransferase family 4 protein, whose amino-acid sequence MKLLFPIFRYFPHGGLQRDMLRIAETAVKRGHAVTVCTMRWESPDAPPPGVTLKLLRGRGFSNHARARSFAAAVRRFAAAEKFDLIFGFNRMPGLDFYFAADNCFAKSAARHPVLVLALLPRYRTFLAYERAVFLPESKTRILYLTPNQKRDFMEVYGTPDERFTLLPPGIPADRRRPGNAGEVRERKRAELGVMPDETLLLEVGSGFRTKGVDRTLRALASLRGAAAEKTKLFIAGRESSGRFAALAADLKLTGRVTFGGGRDDVAELLLAADLVVHPARNEATGTVLVEALAAGTPVLCTENCGFANYVTESGGAVLPEPFDEGAFERLLEEILTSPGRLETMRSAAEAYGASADFYRRADAAVDCLEEAANG is encoded by the coding sequence ATGAAGCTGCTGTTCCCGATCTTCCGTTATTTTCCGCACGGCGGGCTTCAGCGCGATATGCTGCGCATCGCCGAGACGGCCGTGAAGCGCGGTCATGCGGTCACCGTCTGCACGATGAGGTGGGAGAGCCCCGACGCGCCTCCCCCCGGCGTGACGCTCAAACTGCTGCGCGGCCGGGGATTTTCGAATCACGCCCGCGCGCGCTCGTTTGCCGCGGCCGTCCGGCGGTTTGCGGCGGCGGAGAAATTCGACCTGATTTTCGGGTTCAACCGCATGCCGGGGCTCGACTTCTATTTCGCGGCGGACAACTGCTTTGCGAAAAGCGCCGCGCGCCACCCTGTGCTGGTGCTGGCGCTGCTGCCGCGTTATCGAACGTTTCTCGCCTATGAGCGGGCGGTTTTTCTGCCGGAGTCAAAAACGCGCATTCTGTATCTGACGCCGAACCAGAAGCGGGATTTTATGGAGGTGTACGGAACTCCGGATGAACGTTTTACGCTGCTGCCTCCCGGGATTCCGGCCGACCGCCGCCGCCCCGGAAACGCCGGCGAGGTCCGCGAACGCAAGCGCGCGGAGCTCGGCGTCATGCCGGATGAGACGCTGCTGCTCGAAGTCGGTTCCGGCTTCCGCACGAAGGGAGTGGACCGGACGCTCCGGGCGCTCGCTTCCCTGCGCGGGGCCGCGGCGGAAAAGACGAAACTCTTCATTGCCGGGCGCGAGTCGAGCGGCCGGTTCGCGGCGCTGGCGGCCGATCTGAAGTTGACGGGCCGCGTGACTTTCGGCGGCGGCCGCGACGATGTGGCCGAGCTGCTGCTGGCGGCCGATCTGGTCGTGCATCCGGCCCGGAACGAGGCGACCGGCACGGTGCTGGTCGAAGCGCTGGCGGCCGGGACGCCGGTGCTCTGCACGGAAAACTGCGGATTTGCGAATTATGTGACGGAGTCGGGCGGCGCGGTTCTGCCGGAACCGTTTGACGAAGGTGCGTTCGAGCGGCTGCTCGAGGAGATCCTGACCTCTCCCGGGCGTCTGGAGACGATGCGGAGCGCGGCGGAGGCTTACGGGGCGTCGGCTGATTTTTACCGGCGGGCCGATGCGGCCGTCGACTGTCTGGAGGAGGCGGCAAATGGCTGA
- a CDS encoding glycosyltransferase: MQKPEVTIIIPNYRTVDLTKLCLRSLRRHTNLERVRVIVVDNDSQDASTEYLRSVEWIRLIERPPVPGETGPEMHARALDLALAEVDTPYFMVIHTDTIVINDLWLDFLINRIIASPKIAGIGSWKLELVSRWKRAGKAFETFFRRLFGRKSRKEVLYLRSHCAMYRTDLVREVGLGFFDGDTAGKSLHLALVKAGYDMRFIESPELMKFVRHLNHATMILNPSPNDRKTSKPAARQRIERELESLHCREILADDELDRIVP; encoded by the coding sequence ATGCAGAAGCCGGAAGTAACCATTATCATACCGAATTACAGGACCGTCGACCTGACGAAGCTCTGCCTGCGCTCTTTGCGCCGGCATACGAACCTCGAACGGGTCCGGGTGATCGTCGTCGACAACGATTCGCAGGATGCGTCGACCGAATACCTGCGTTCCGTCGAATGGATCAGGCTGATCGAGCGGCCGCCGGTCCCGGGCGAAACCGGTCCGGAGATGCATGCCCGCGCGCTCGATCTTGCGCTTGCCGAGGTCGATACGCCGTATTTCATGGTCATTCACACCGACACGATCGTCATCAACGACCTCTGGCTCGATTTCCTGATCAACCGGATCATCGCGTCGCCGAAGATCGCCGGGATCGGAAGCTGGAAGCTTGAGCTCGTATCACGCTGGAAGCGCGCCGGCAAAGCGTTCGAGACGTTTTTCCGCCGGCTTTTCGGCCGGAAGAGCCGGAAGGAAGTTCTCTACCTGCGCAGCCACTGCGCGATGTACCGGACCGATCTTGTCCGGGAGGTCGGGCTGGGGTTCTTCGACGGCGACACGGCAGGCAAGTCCCTGCACCTCGCCCTGGTGAAGGCCGGGTACGACATGCGCTTCATCGAGTCGCCGGAGCTCATGAAATTCGTCCGGCACCTGAATCATGCGACCATGATCCTGAATCCGTCCCCGAACGATCGCAAGACTTCGAAGCCGGCGGCGCGTCAGCGGATTGAGCGCGAGCTCGAATCGCTGCACTGCCGGGAGATCCTCGCCGACGACGAGCTGGATCGAATCGTGCCATGA
- a CDS encoding metallophosphoesterase family protein, with protein sequence MSIQRVKFTAFADLHHHPGVFYSSPEKRLDRILERAGEEKVDFMIHLGDFCHTPEKYVDFVHRYDRSGIPAYHMLGNHECDECPVEAVKRIYNIPPCGYYHFDCNNFRMIVLDPNYYCLDGRYIHYELKNYYSYGGRLPYLPPEQIAYLRETVLGSPYPCILFSHQSFERAVHGVKNRGEVLKIVRESQRTPGRVVLCINGHHHVDYLRFVDGVPFLDLNSTTHFWCAESHRLFPEAVYREARLAGNTVIYDEPVHAVITLQSDGLIEIAGMSGSMMFGVTPEMFGAPRVDPDGREITADCSSVRLRLEPFAANRRKVRAAAAVSSSALSPA encoded by the coding sequence TTGAGCATCCAGCGTGTAAAATTCACCGCATTTGCGGATCTTCATCATCATCCCGGCGTTTTCTACTCCTCGCCGGAAAAGCGGCTGGACCGGATTCTCGAACGGGCCGGGGAGGAGAAGGTCGATTTCATGATCCACCTCGGGGATTTCTGCCATACGCCGGAGAAATATGTCGATTTCGTCCACCGTTACGACCGTTCCGGAATTCCGGCCTATCACATGCTCGGCAACCACGAGTGCGACGAGTGCCCGGTCGAAGCCGTCAAGCGGATTTACAACATTCCGCCGTGCGGATATTATCATTTCGACTGCAACAATTTCCGCATGATCGTGCTGGACCCGAACTACTATTGTCTCGACGGCCGGTACATCCATTACGAGCTGAAGAATTACTATTCGTACGGCGGCCGGCTGCCGTATCTGCCGCCGGAACAGATCGCCTATCTGCGTGAAACGGTTCTCGGGTCGCCGTACCCGTGCATCCTCTTCAGCCACCAGAGTTTCGAGCGGGCGGTCCACGGCGTGAAGAACCGCGGCGAGGTTTTGAAGATCGTGCGGGAGTCGCAGCGGACGCCCGGCCGCGTCGTGCTCTGCATCAACGGGCATCACCATGTGGATTATCTGCGCTTCGTCGACGGGGTGCCGTTTCTCGACCTCAATTCGACGACGCATTTCTGGTGCGCCGAATCGCACCGGCTCTTTCCGGAGGCGGTTTACCGGGAAGCGCGGCTGGCCGGTAATACGGTCATTTACGACGAACCGGTCCACGCGGTGATCACGCTGCAGAGCGACGGCCTCATCGAGATCGCCGGAATGAGCGGCAGCATGATGTTCGGCGTCACGCCGGAGATGTTCGGCGCTCCCCGGGTTGACCCCGACGGCCGGGAAATCACGGCGGACTGCTCCAGCGTCCGGCTCCGGCTGGAGCCGTTTGCCGCGAATCGCCGGAAGGTTCGCGCGGCGGCAGCCGTTTCCAGTTCCGCACTGTCGCCGGCGTGA